The Plasmodium malariae genome assembly, chromosome: 3 genome window below encodes:
- the PmUG01_03035700 gene encoding Plasmodium exported protein, unknown function yields MKQNCKSFFYVEIAIFIILTWIYHINSDVNLFNNSLDKNDNIYKTLYTRTCRFLEEYEQKKGSNIVWIKGDIPTIEEFEKLYPPNNAKITKERCKHPNGCSLSNAVGEKQHRKSKFSVYKVADPYFQKRTFDKIYFKNNVRDFTKEDFKFLRNKIELKEALFYGISIFFVPIIIIVNVIVFLNCIYKNAIVEALKEYPFSIGFVIFTFIVMAAIIYIYRKIVKYDKFALIKNKLNNTMFPLL; encoded by the exons ATTGctatctttattattttaacctGGATATATCATATAAACAGTGATGTG aatttatttaataattctttggataaaaatgacaatatttataaaacattatatacaAGAACTTGTCGATTTCTAGAAGAATATGAACAAAAGAAGGGTTCGAATATTGTGTGGATAAAAGGAGATATACCAACTATTGAAGAGTTTGAAAAATTGTATCCACCTaataatgcaaaaataacaaaagaaaGATGTAAACATCCAAATGGATGTTCCTTAAGTAATGCAGTAGGAGAAAAACAACATAGGAAAAGTAAATTTTCTGTATACAAAGTAGCAGATccatattttcaaaaaaggaCGTttgacaaaatatattttaaaaataatgttagaGATTTTACGAAAGAAGATTTCaagtttttaagaaataagaTAGAATTAAAGGAAGCTTTGTTTTATGgcatatctattttttttgtaccaattataataatagtaaatgttatagtatttttaaactgtatttataaaaatgctaTTGTGGAAGCATTAAAAGAATATCCTTTTAGTATAggatttgttatatttacatttatagtTATGGCAgccattatttatatttatagaaaaattgtaaaatatgataagtttgcacttataaaaaataagttgaATAATACTATGTTCCCCTTATTATAA